The window ATAACACATACTATGATTATACATAAAACAACAACACGACGAATAAAAGAGAAGGGCACACTAAAGTGTTAGCATATGACTTTACATTATGGCTATGCTAATGTTGTCACAGCAGAGATTCCTCTTATGCATAAATTTACTTAAACCAAAGGATAAGGAATAATAGATACAGTAGGCTGTTATCCAACTTTTTCAGATTACATTATTAATGCaaagaattttaatttatgagttCATACCTATCTTTTGTTATGATTTTAATAaacttttacacataaatttatattttgtgTCAAAAATTAAAATGCGGCTCTGCTTCTACATCCGCATTTGATGGCCGCAATTACTTAGAACTGTGAGCTGTCATTGGCAAAGCGATGAGTGATAAAATAGAAGCTTAATTGACAACATTTTCCACGTGATAAAACATCCCAAATACAGAAGCTTAATTGTCGACGTTCTCTGTTGAAGATACGGCATCTATTCCTATTTagttgtgatatatatatatatatttttttaaaattatatttgtcAACTTTAAAAAGTAagagaaaattaattatttttaatttgccTTTAACATTTATTGTTCTATAATTAGGAGGCacgtaaataaataaaaattaaagaattagTCAAATTATATTCCTAGTTAATTTTTCTTTAAGGATTATGCAAAACTTTATCCTCACAATTAAATGAGAACGGAGGGAGTAGAAGAGAAGCTATATTAATTAGTTTTTGTCCTATCTTAAGATATTTGGACTGTCCTTGGGTTTGACAATATCTTTTACTATAACCCCCAAAATACCTTATTTCTTAAAACACGACGCTTGACTCCTTCTACATATTCATTTCCATCATTCAACTTTTTCACGtgcaaatatttttaaatttatattttatatataacgGCATTTCAAATATtctaataaatacaaaaatagataTTTCTTTACTAAATACATCAACTATGTTATTATATATCAGTTTAAGCACTTGTAACCAAACCCTTAGCTTCTTATTAATAAAATTAGTTTCAGTTCCTAAAATATTTTTAAGGAGTTAACGTCTATCAACTATCTTAATCAACAAAATCAAACAGGCCCCCAACCCCATTTAAATTTTTAATGGgtttaaattttatacacttataatataatttttacaCTATTAAATCATCTGAAGGATCACTAGAGGTAACTATTTATAATATGTGAAAtttgttattaaaaaaataaaatagaaaacagctcgttaaaacaaatttaatttacATCAATTACATATATTGTGTATACATCAGTTACATATAGTGTATATAAGCTTTGAACCATCCCTAATATGTAATTCCCAAGTACGTGCTATAAGTGAAGTCGACAGTCGACATGCATTCTGTTGAAAATCTAGCTACTAGTCATTTTAGAAATATAAACGTGGGGAATATCTAGTGCAAAATTCTCTAGTCTTCTAAAAAAGTTGTATATACAAACATTATATAAACAAACGATTTGGAACCTCTACTTCTTGTCTTCTCAAGCTTGCTTTCTTTAACCAATTGTATTGAGAAAgttaaaaaaagagaagaaaatgttCTTCAACTTTGATCTTCGTCTAATATTTTCACAGATTTATTTTTACTTCCTCCCCTTAGTATTCTTCTTGTTCTTCATCAATTTTAGAACCAATCTTTTTTTCCTATCCAAGTCCACCAAAATCCCAAGATCATATCCTATTATTGGCTCTTATTTCtcaattaaatccaacaaaaatcgTCGGATTCAATGGACATCTGACATTGTTTTAAGTAGACCAACTCTTACTTTTACCCTCCGTCGACCTTTTGGCCATCGTCATATATTCACAGGAAATTCCTCAAATGTTCAACATATTCTCAAAAACCATTTCCATAATTATCAAAAAGGGTATCTTGGTAAGGAAACTCTTAAGGATCTTTTAGGTAATGGGATTTTTAATGCTGATGGTGAAATTTGGAAATACCAAAGAAAACTTGCTAGCCATGAATTCAACTCGAAATCTTTGCGTAAATTCGTTGAGAAGGTAGTAAATGTTGAACTGTGTGATCGTCTTATTCCTATTCTGACTATGGCCGCGGCTTCTCAAAACTGTGTTATTGACATACAAGATTTGCTTCAGAGGTTTGCTTTTGATAACATTTGCATGGTTGCTTATGGTTATGATCCTGCATATTTGTTACCATCTTTTCCCGAGGCAAAATTTGCGAATGCTTTTGAAGAAGTTGTTCGAATTAGTAGCGAGAGATTCAATTCCCTCGCTCCGTTTATATGGAAGCTCAAGAGAATCCTCAACGTTGGATCGGAGAAGAAATTGAAGGTTTGTGCAACACAAATTCGCGAAATGGCTAAGGAAATAATCAAGGAAAAGAAATCAAATTTGACTAATTCTAGTGGTGATGATCTTCTTTCAAGATTCTTAATAAGCTCTGAGCAATATCAAGATGAAGAGTTCATTATAGATATTGTGATAAGCTTTATCTTGGCTGGAAGGGACACAACTTCTGCTGCACTAACATGGTTTTTTTGGTTGATTTTCAAGAATCCTAACGTCGAAAAAGAAATCTTGGAGGAAA is drawn from Nicotiana tabacum cultivar K326 chromosome 9, ASM71507v2, whole genome shotgun sequence and contains these coding sequences:
- the LOC107779916 gene encoding cytochrome P450 94A2-like encodes the protein MFFNFDLRLIFSQIYFYFLPLVFFLFFINFRTNLFFLSKSTKIPRSYPIIGSYFSIKSNKNRRIQWTSDIVLSRPTLTFTLRRPFGHRHIFTGNSSNVQHILKNHFHNYQKGYLGKETLKDLLGNGIFNADGEIWKYQRKLASHEFNSKSLRKFVEKVVNVELCDRLIPILTMAAASQNCVIDIQDLLQRFAFDNICMVAYGYDPAYLLPSFPEAKFANAFEEVVRISSERFNSLAPFIWKLKRILNVGSEKKLKVCATQIREMAKEIIKEKKSNLTNSSGDDLLSRFLISSEQYQDEEFIIDIVISFILAGRDTTSAALTWFFWLIFKNPNVEKEILEEIAKSSNESSTYDEVKDMPYTHASLCESMRFFPPVPVDTKEAIQDDILPDGTFVKRGTRISYHPYAMGRAEAIWGKDWQTFRPERWLERDVKTGNWRFVPRDPFVYPVFQAGPRVCLGKEMAFLQMKKVVAGVLRRFRVVPVVEKGEEEPVLIAYLTTKMKGGFLVRIEERIN